The Culex pipiens pallens isolate TS chromosome 2, TS_CPP_V2, whole genome shotgun sequence DNA window ttgtatattttaaaattgaaaagtgaAGATCGATTTTCCTCAACTATCAACACAGTTCAACCTGGAAAGATGACTTGGGCTGATAAGCTTAAAAAGGATCTGTTCGTGAACTACGATCGGACTAACCGGCCAACGCAGCACTACAATGTGACTAACCTTATAGTTGGGTGAGAACTCATCTCAACATATCGGTTTAAGTAGATTTTACGAAATTCGTTTTGCAGAATGTCCGTCAGATACATTAGCATCGACGAAGCGGCTTCAATATTCACCGTCAGCAACTGGATGAATTTGGTAAAACCTAATGTTTaaagaaattgataaattatACCTAACAGAATTGCATCCCCAGCAATGGATAGATGAAAAGCTACAATGGAATCCCGAAGATTACGGTGATCTCAAAATCATTCGAACTAGTGCGGAAAGCATCTGGAAGCCGGATCTTCTTTTGTACAATAACGCCAGAACTTCAAACATTGATCACTTTGGCTTGACGGACGTATTGATTTACAACGATGGAAAAATCTTGTGGGTTCCTCCAACTGATTTTCATACCTTCTGTCGGCTGAACCTTCGTCTGTGGCCGTTTGATCAGCAGACTTGTCACGTCAAGCTTGGATCGTGGGTTCACGACGCGTTGAGCCTTAATCTTACCTTGAATGGAAAACCCGGGGTTGACACAACTGATGATGAAAGCGACGTTTGGACTGTTCAAAACATAACCGTTAAACACAACACGATCACTTACGAATGCTGTCCCGAGCCCTACGTTGATATCGAGTACTTTTTCACCGTTAAAAGAAATTCTTCTAGTTACGTAGTCGTTGTGAGTCCAATCATACTGATCTTACTATTGACACTGTCCGTATTTTGGTTACCTCCTCACTGCCCTGAAAAGATCGTGCTCAACGGAGTCATCCTGATGATCGCGACAGCACTTTTGATCTTCTTTTCCATTCAGCTACCCTTCCGGTATGGAAACACCCCTCTAGTTGGTAAGAACCACTCAACATCCTAccaaaaaagaaaactaaaaatactaacATTCCCACCCATTTCAGTGATCTTCACCATTACCACGTTGTTCCTGACCGCCTTCGGAGCAACCCTATCCGCGatcgtgatcaaaatttgtcgAATCAAGCACACCCGACCGGTTCCACGACTGCTCAGAAGATCGCTACTGGAAGGGCGTTTGGAATCGATGCTGGAACTGGGTTGCACTTTACTGCCGCCGTACGAGGATAAGGAAATCGAAGGAAATCAGGACGAGATGGGAGACGTCGCGATACGGGATTGGTGTCGGTTGGCTGGATTGCTGGATAGGGGCATGTTTGCGAGTTATCTTGTGATGTTTTGCATCGCGTTTGTGTGGTGTGTTGTTTAGTTGAGATCAAAATTTCAAGCTCAATgataagaatttaaattttgtgatgcaaaatttgattaatgTACTACTATTATGCGCGCTGCACCAAACCGCATCACTTCCGTTGCGCGAAAAAATCTATTTCACCGAACAAAAATGTGGTGGTTTGTCGTTAGCGTGTACATCagcttcacgcagaaaaatgaggcctatttgaatcaacaaaatattttgttgtttcaagttaacgattttttgttgaaataaatcTCAAAACCAATTGAAACAACTCTAAATTTAGAGTTGAATTTACTCTGTGTTTTTTGTCAATCCCTTTTGgaaatattaacaaaattatTGCGTTGATTCTACCATGAACGACGTTGAATCAACTTTAATgtgttattttgatttaaatgaagTTAATTGCTATTCACACGTGTTGCTATCTGTCAAAATGTTCAGTTTTCCTGATTTTGATCAGTTCGTCTAATTCGTGCCGTGCGACAATTACGTTCGTGTTATTTGATCCATGTATTACGCATGCCGTGAGCGAAGTTTTACGTGAGAAGTTAGTGCGCGGAATTCGGGGTGATTTGATCGCCACCCATCTAAGCCAACTCATCATCGACAAGCGGAAGCTGCCACCAAGTTTAGCACACTTCACAAAATTCCCCAACATATCAACCCTCTACGGAACATGACCGGTAAGCTCTTGTTATTTTACTTCAAATGCCCCGTTATAATGCTTTTCTCACTCTTGCAGACCTCTGCAGAAAACAACGTAACCTCGATCCACCGGGGACGCCAATGGCAACATGGCCAATTCAACATGGAAGGCAATTTCACCAACTCGTTGTTTCATCAGACGGTGGCGGAGGCAAGGACACAAGGTGCGGTTCAGCAGTACTCGGACAGAACAAGGGGCCACACTCAAAGTAGcagatttaaatatatttttccaataaaaaatgctaatatcgatgaataatgcttttttttatttcaattcgaCATTTTGTTAATTCAATTGATAGACTatccttattttgaaaaaaaaatatgggttgcatcaacaaaaaatcgacgttgtttcaacaaaaatctgattTGAACCTGCTTCTGTCAAATTTCGATCAACAAAGATCTGCTTAGACTCAACAAAATACCACGAttcgaaacaacaaaatttgagtgttgatccaatgcaaacattttgttgattatattcaacaaaatattttgttgaatcaaacctcgtacaggctgattctacaaaacatttttctgcgtgcactCAAAATGCAATACCACTCTATTAGGCACTTTAgttgcgctcgtattttgatttttgtctgctttcacaatatgaaaatacaaacaatAGCCATTAAAATGGTCTGATACAATTTACACTTTGCTATGATTTATACacataaatctaaaaataatataatatttataagcagaaaataaaTCAGTTACGTAAACGATTATTATAAACCAGCTGTTAATTTACGATTGTATTAttattacttttaaattttcgaatctgggatttttgtttattgatttcagcaattttaaattattaagtgtcgttttaaatataaaaattcatgattttttaaattttaaaatcattaaatttaaaaattattgaatttgttaatttatcctaatctaaaatgcattttaaaacacttttttttcaatgttaagactgtacacagcaaattctgatggttttcagttaatatttactgaaaattgcataactgaaattttcagttagtaTTTCGCTGAAcatcagttaaaatttgtatggagctgtcaaagtttgctgaaatttcagcaagttttcatttactgaaaatttcagtagtgcagatttcagtaaatttaactgaattcagtaatgagaaaatggtgtgtagcttgttatttcaatatttatttttttgtcttcccTTCCCCTCGATTCCGGCCAGAGCTGTaggaaaaaacattgaaaaacatttgcagcggccttacagaattttaaatttttttgagtgtttttagaaccgccttgagtcaaagGTATTcagaaacacccaaaaagcaaaacaaaaatgttttggttATAGGGCCTCTTAGAaagaaaaaactctagaattgggtcctaaaatgaagcttagattgctgatattattgtttacagcgataaagcttatttttctgagtacaatgaccctttgtacgaccacaaagagtttaaaatggatttttaaatcaatttggaaaaattaaccacGACCGcgttcttgacagaaaagttcgtacttgacagctcgttccaaggggaccatagttgatccatcgaaaaaatgttgtcttgtcaatattttttttgcattttaatgaaaaaaaaaaatgatcagaaatggtttttaatcgtgttttttaccgttgtacataaaaaatgacctagggttttagtacccaattgtataTATTATTCTTGGAACAatagttttttt harbors:
- the LOC120431747 gene encoding neuronal acetylcholine receptor subunit alpha-2-like, yielding MRFELILTGFVSYLAGLCAAEDVQPGKMTWADKLKKDLFVNYDRTNRPTQHYNVTNLIVGMSVRYISIDEAASIFTVSNWMNLQWIDEKLQWNPEDYGDLKIIRTSAESIWKPDLLLYNNARTSNIDHFGLTDVLIYNDGKILWVPPTDFHTFCRLNLRLWPFDQQTCHVKLGSWVHDALSLNLTLNGKPGVDTTDDESDVWTVQNITVKHNTITYECCPEPYVDIEYFFTVKRNSSSYVVVVSPIILILLLTLSVFWLPPHCPEKIVLNGVILMIATALLIFFSIQLPFRYGNTPLVVIFTITTLFLTAFGATLSAIVIKICRIKHTRPVPRLLRRSLLEGRLESMLELGCTLLPPYEDKEIEGNQDEMGDVAIRDWCRLAGLLDRGMFASYLVMFCIAFVWCVV